The DNA window GCCGCCCACGGGGCGACGAAGGCACAAGCCGGGGTGATGGCGACCAGACCGGCGATGGCGCCGGAGGACGCGCCGACCAGGGTCGGCTTGCCGTCGCGGATCTTCTCGACGATCAGCCAGCCGAGGACCGCGGCCGCGGTGGCGAGCTGGGTGTTGATGAACGCGAGACCGGTGATCGAGTCGGCGGTCAGCTCGGAGCCGGCGTTGAAGCCGAACCAGCCGAACCACAGCAGACCGGTGCCGAGCGCGACGAGCGGGATGTTGTGCGGCTTCATGGCCTCACGCGGCCAGCCCGCCCGCTTGCCGAGGACCAGGACCAGAGCGAGGGCCGCGGCGCCCGCGTTGATGTGGACCGCAGTGCCACCGGCGAAGTCGAGAGCGCCGAGGTCGTAGATGAAACCGCCGCCCCACACCCAGTGCGCGACCGGGAAGTAGACCAGGGTGGCCCAGGCGCCGGCGAAGAGCAGCCAGCCGCTGAACTTGGTGCGGTCGCTGATCGCGCCGCTGATCAGGGCGACCGTGATGACCGCGAACATCATCTGGAACGCCATGAAGACGTAGAGCGGGATGCCGGTGCCGCTCGGGTTCTCCGCGGTGGCGCCCCACAGGTCGCCCTCGCCGAGGAAGGTCTTGGTGCCCAGGTAGTCACCGATGTTGCCGACGACACTGCCCTGGTCGGTGCCGAACGCCATCGAGAAGCCGTAGAAGAACCACAGCACGGAGACGAGCCCGATCGAGCTGAAGCTCATCATCATCATATTCAGAACGCCCTTGGACCGGTTCAGGCCGCCGTAGAACAGCGCCAGTCCAGGAGTCATGAGCAGTACGAGCGCGGTGGAGACGAGCAGCCACGCGGTGTTGCCGGTATCAATCGTCGGTGCTTCAGGCACGCTGGCCTCCTAAGTAGGAATCCCTCCCTCGCGGCACAGCGTGGCGGCGACGCCCCTGGCCGGATGCGGCGAAGCATTCCGGGCCGCTGTTTCGCACACGGTCTTCGAGCGATTACCGGCGAGTGACGGCGTGTTTCCGACGTGTGAAGAAACTCTCACAGTCCTGCGGAGGCGTCAGCGGAGCGCGTATTCGAGAGTGTGCCGCTCGTAGTCGAGCAGCCGCAGGTCGCGCATCGGGCGGCGCAGATGGCCCTTGTGCACGATCCGGACGAACGCCGGGTCACCGGCCGCGGCCATCCGGCGGATGCCCTCGACGTGGTCGACGATCCGCTTGCGGATGGTCCGGACCAGGCGGTGCCGGTCCCGCGGGATCAACCCGTAGGCGTCGGCGAACAGGCGCAGCCGGCGCGGGCGGTTCGGCCGTTTCCAGCCGAGCGTGTACGAGTCACGGTCGCTGAACAGCGGGACCCAGGTCCACGCCGCGTACGCCACGTCGTAGAGCCGTGAGCCCGGCGACGCGAGGTCGAAATCGATCAGGGCGAGCGTGCCGTCGGGCCGCCAGACCACGTTGTGCGGCGCGGCGTCGTGGTGACAGATCACCTCGGTGTCCGGTGGCGGCGGCCCGAACGAGCGCCACACCGCGCCGGGCGGGGGAACGAAACCGTACTGAGCGTCGTGGAACATCCGCAGCATCGTGCCGACGGTGACCAGCGCCTCCTCGGTGACCCAGTGCGGGGCCAGAGGGTACTCGCCGCACTCGCCGTCCAGGTAGGAGAGGACCTCGCGGCCCTTCTCGTCCATGCCGAGCGCGTGCGGCGAGCCCGTGAAACCGACCCGTTCCAGATGGTTCAGCAGTGCGTGCACGGCCGGGGTCCAGGGACCCGCGTTACGCCGGACCGTGTCGCCGATCCGGGACACCGTGCTGACGTTGCCACCGTGCAGCGGTATCTCGCGCACCGGCTCCTGCGTCACCAACGTCCTCCCGGGTCCCTCATCACCATCCGACCACCCCGCCCGCCGCCCTTGAGACGGGCTGAGGGCCGAGCAAAGCGAAGCCTACGCGTCCGCGCCAAGAAGGGCCTCGACGAAGGCGGCCGGCTCGAACGGCGCGAGGTCGTCCGGCCCCTCGCCGAGACCCACCAGCTTCACCGGAATGCCCAGCTTGCGCTGTACCGCGATGACGATGCCGCCCTTCGCGGTGCCGTCCAGCTTGGTCAGCACCACGCCCGTGACATCCACCACCTCGGTGAACACCCGGGCCTGCTCCAGCCCGTTCTGACCGGTCGTGGCGTCGAGCACCAGCAGGGTCTCGTCGACCGGCCCGTGCTTCTCCACGACCCGCTTCACCTTGCCGAGCTCGTCCATCAGGCCGACCTTGTTCTGCAGGCGGCCGGCGGTGTCGACGAGCACGGTGTCCACGCCGACCTCGATACCCCGTTTCACCGCGTCGAACGCCACGCTCGCCGGGTCGCCGCCCTCCGGGCCGCGCACGGTCTCCGCGCCGACCCGCTCACCCCAGGTGGAGAGCTGCTCGGCGGCGGCCGCCCGGAACGTGTCGGCGGCGCCGAAGAGCACGGTACGCCCGTCCGCGATCAGCACCCGGCCGATCTTCCCGCAGGTGGTGGTCTTGCCCGCGCCGTTCACGCCGACGACCATCACGACCGCCGGGCGGCCCTCGTGCGGCGTCGTCCGCAGGCTGCGGTCCATGTCCGGCTCGAGCGCCGCCACGAGTTCCTCGGCGAGCTGCTCACGGACGCCGGAGACGGTCCGCGTGCCGAGGATCCGGACCCGCTCCCGCAGCCGCTCCACGATCACCTGAGTGGCCTCGACACCGACGTCCGCGGTGATCAGGCTCTCCTCGATCTCCTCCCAGTCCTCCTCCTCCAGGTGGTCCCGGGAGAGAACGGTGAGCAGGCCGCGGCCGAACGCGTTCTGCGAGCGGGCCAGCCGGGCGCGCAGCCGGACCAGGCGGCCGGCGGTCGGCGCCGGCTGCTCGATCTCCGGTTTCGCCTCCTCGACCGGCGCCTGCTCGACGACCGGAGCCTCCGCCACCACGGGCGGGGCGGGTGCGGGCGAGACCGGCCGCTCGATCAGCGGCGGCAGCTCCTGCTCCGGAACCGTCGGGACGGCCG is part of the Actinoplanes missouriensis 431 genome and encodes:
- the ftsY gene encoding signal recognition particle-docking protein FtsY is translated as MEYVVAAVILLVVLVVGAAGLVVPKLRRRELPPQSKGSTTTLERPPAVPTVPEQELPPLIERPVSPAPAPPVVAEAPVVEQAPVEEAKPEIEQPAPTAGRLVRLRARLARSQNAFGRGLLTVLSRDHLEEEDWEEIEESLITADVGVEATQVIVERLRERVRILGTRTVSGVREQLAEELVAALEPDMDRSLRTTPHEGRPAVVMVVGVNGAGKTTTCGKIGRVLIADGRTVLFGAADTFRAAAAEQLSTWGERVGAETVRGPEGGDPASVAFDAVKRGIEVGVDTVLVDTAGRLQNKVGLMDELGKVKRVVEKHGPVDETLLVLDATTGQNGLEQARVFTEVVDVTGVVLTKLDGTAKGGIVIAVQRKLGIPVKLVGLGEGPDDLAPFEPAAFVEALLGADA
- a CDS encoding ammonium transporter, which gives rise to MPEAPTIDTGNTAWLLVSTALVLLMTPGLALFYGGLNRSKGVLNMMMMSFSSIGLVSVLWFFYGFSMAFGTDQGSVVGNIGDYLGTKTFLGEGDLWGATAENPSGTGIPLYVFMAFQMMFAVITVALISGAISDRTKFSGWLLFAGAWATLVYFPVAHWVWGGGFIYDLGALDFAGGTAVHINAGAAALALVLVLGKRAGWPREAMKPHNIPLVALGTGLLWFGWFGFNAGSELTADSITGLAFINTQLATAAAVLGWLIVEKIRDGKPTLVGASSGAIAGLVAITPACAFVAPWAATLLGLVAGAVCALAVSLKYKLGYDDSLDVVGVHFVGGWIGCLWIGLFGDSSVNALVANDGLFTGGGVKQLGIQALSALIVTVYSFVVAFVLGFVINKTIGFRISKEAEIDGIDLAEHAESGYDLSPAGGSGGGAFAMAGLKPGSSAAPETSPVSEKVSG
- a CDS encoding phosphotransferase, with the translated sequence MTQEPVREIPLHGGNVSTVSRIGDTVRRNAGPWTPAVHALLNHLERVGFTGSPHALGMDEKGREVLSYLDGECGEYPLAPHWVTEEALVTVGTMLRMFHDAQYGFVPPPGAVWRSFGPPPPDTEVICHHDAAPHNVVWRPDGTLALIDFDLASPGSRLYDVAYAAWTWVPLFSDRDSYTLGWKRPNRPRRLRLFADAYGLIPRDRHRLVRTIRKRIVDHVEGIRRMAAAGDPAFVRIVHKGHLRRPMRDLRLLDYERHTLEYALR